Proteins from a genomic interval of Bacillus mesophilus:
- a CDS encoding fatty acid desaturase translates to MSKSNIAKLKKDVSPYEQTDTKASIIQILNTIVPLLVLWYGAYLSLSISYWVTLPLLVAASGFMVRTFILFHDCCHQSFFKSRRANDILGTITGILTLVPYQQWKHSHSVHHATSSNLDKRGTGDMWLLTVKEYQEATLWTKICYRFYRNPIVMLGIGPIATFLIQYRFNRKGARRKERINTYVTNVSIVGLYALLAWIIGWQNFLLIQGPIFFVSGMLGIWLFYVQHQFEDSYFENEEEWSYVQAAVDGSSYYKLPKVLQWITGNIGFHHVHHLSPRVPNYNLEKAHNATPPLHKATTITIGTSFKSLNYRLWDEDNKTFISFKDLKKVKYSKQNKAGIIDELKTKRPSLQSK, encoded by the coding sequence ATGAGTAAATCAAATATTGCAAAACTAAAAAAAGATGTTTCTCCATATGAACAAACCGATACAAAAGCTAGTATTATACAGATTTTAAACACAATCGTTCCTTTATTAGTTCTATGGTATGGAGCGTATTTAAGCCTTTCAATTTCATATTGGGTAACCCTTCCTTTACTAGTAGCAGCTTCAGGGTTTATGGTACGTACGTTTATCTTATTCCATGATTGTTGTCATCAATCGTTTTTTAAGAGTAGAAGAGCGAATGACATTCTAGGGACAATCACGGGAATTCTAACGTTAGTTCCTTATCAGCAGTGGAAGCATAGTCACTCAGTTCACCATGCTACTAGTAGTAATCTTGATAAAAGAGGTACTGGTGATATGTGGCTTCTTACCGTAAAAGAGTATCAAGAGGCTACGTTATGGACGAAGATTTGTTACCGTTTTTATCGCAATCCGATTGTTATGTTAGGAATTGGACCGATAGCTACTTTCCTGATTCAGTACAGATTTAATCGTAAAGGTGCTAGACGTAAGGAAAGAATTAATACGTATGTAACTAATGTTTCCATTGTTGGCTTGTATGCTTTACTAGCATGGATCATTGGTTGGCAGAATTTCCTTCTAATTCAAGGACCAATCTTCTTCGTTTCAGGTATGCTTGGAATTTGGCTGTTTTATGTGCAGCATCAATTCGAAGACTCGTATTTTGAAAATGAAGAGGAATGGAGCTATGTGCAAGCTGCTGTTGACGGTAGTTCTTATTATAAATTACCAAAGGTATTACAATGGATTACTGGGAATATCGGATTTCACCATGTCCACCACTTAAGTCCAAGAGTACCTAACTATAATTTAGAAAAGGCACACAACGCAACACCACCACTTCACAAAGCAACGACAATTACGATTGGAACCAGCTTTAAGTCGCTTAACTATAGGCTGTGGGATGAGGATAACAAAACGTTTATTAGCTTTAAGGATTTGAAGAAAGTTAAATATTCAAAGCAAAATAAAGCTGGAATAATAGACGAACTCAAAACTAAGAGACCAAGTTTGCAGTCAAAATAA
- a CDS encoding sensor histidine kinase, producing the protein MKKWGKLFRKNTGLSPYVWVVFYILPFYFIFHSSSTYEVAFGITMIVLFFISYVLSFVSNGWLVYFWTSVQIAISSAMSLIFGYIYFSLFLAFLIGHLKNRIAFFILYLVLLISTFVTVNYGFVTGNRVFFTQLPFVFLSVLAVILLPVSTYNKNKEDLLQGKLEDANKRISELVKLEERQRIARDLHDTLGQKLSLIGLKSDLAGKLIHKDPIKAKSEIKDVQQTARTALKEVRELVTQMRGTKLEDEVFRVKQILNAAQIQFILEGQPRLTNVSLIAENVVSMCLKEAVTNVVKHSKASKCTLSIKPTSNALIVKVQDDGVGIMLENEDYKGNGLQGMIERLEFVNGILDIQSENGTTIMIKVPYAHRQEEVEE; encoded by the coding sequence ATGAAGAAATGGGGAAAATTATTTAGGAAAAATACAGGACTCAGTCCCTATGTATGGGTTGTTTTCTACATTCTTCCGTTTTATTTTATATTTCATTCTTCCTCGACTTATGAAGTAGCGTTTGGAATCACAATGATTGTCCTGTTTTTTATCAGCTATGTATTATCCTTCGTCTCAAATGGGTGGCTTGTTTATTTTTGGACTAGTGTTCAAATAGCCATTTCAAGTGCGATGAGTTTGATATTTGGATATATATATTTTTCTCTTTTTCTTGCTTTTCTTATCGGTCATTTAAAAAACCGAATAGCGTTCTTTATCCTATATTTAGTCCTACTGATCAGCACGTTTGTCACAGTAAATTATGGGTTCGTAACAGGGAATCGGGTTTTCTTTACTCAACTTCCGTTTGTTTTTCTAAGTGTTTTAGCTGTAATCCTTCTTCCAGTTAGCACTTACAATAAGAACAAAGAGGATCTTTTACAGGGCAAGTTAGAGGATGCAAATAAACGAATCTCTGAGCTAGTTAAGTTAGAGGAACGACAACGAATTGCTCGTGATTTACATGATACGCTTGGTCAGAAGCTATCATTAATCGGCTTAAAGAGTGACTTGGCTGGCAAATTAATTCATAAAGATCCGATAAAAGCTAAAAGTGAAATAAAGGATGTACAACAGACAGCTAGAACAGCGTTAAAGGAAGTCCGTGAACTGGTAACACAGATGAGAGGCACAAAGCTTGAGGATGAAGTTTTTAGAGTGAAACAGATTTTAAATGCAGCGCAAATTCAATTTATCTTAGAGGGACAGCCGCGACTCACTAACGTCTCTTTAATTGCGGAAAATGTAGTCAGTATGTGTCTTAAAGAGGCTGTAACAAATGTAGTAAAGCACAGTAAAGCGAGTAAATGTACATTGAGTATTAAACCAACCTCAAATGCCTTAATCGTAAAGGTGCAAGATGATGGTGTTGGGATTATGTTAGAGAACGAGGATTATAAGGGAAATGGCCTTCAAGGGATGATTGAAAGACTGGAGTTTGTGAATGGAATTTTAGATATTCAGTCAGAAAATGGAACGACCATTATGATTAAAGTACCATATGCTCATAGACAGGAGGAGGTGGAAGAATGA
- a CDS encoding response regulator transcription factor produces the protein MIRIVIAEDQNMLLGALSALIDLEEDMEVVGRASNGEEAVKLVHLHKPDICIMDIEMPGKSGLDAAEELKDSGCKIIILTTFARSGYFERAVKANVNGYMLKDSPSDELASSIRSVMDGRRIYASELIDEAYSQENPLTERESAVIELMAEGKSTKEIASQLYITTGTVRNYISVILDKLEVTNRIEAIRRFKEKGWFK, from the coding sequence ATGATACGTATTGTAATTGCGGAGGATCAAAATATGCTTCTTGGTGCACTTTCAGCGTTGATTGACCTAGAGGAAGATATGGAAGTGGTTGGAAGGGCAAGTAATGGTGAAGAGGCTGTTAAGCTTGTACATCTTCATAAACCAGATATTTGTATAATGGACATTGAAATGCCAGGGAAAAGTGGACTTGATGCGGCTGAAGAGCTAAAGGATTCTGGTTGTAAGATTATCATCTTAACCACCTTCGCTAGATCTGGATATTTCGAACGAGCAGTTAAAGCAAATGTGAACGGCTATATGTTAAAGGATAGTCCAAGTGACGAGTTGGCTAGTTCAATACGTAGTGTCATGGACGGACGACGTATTTATGCTTCAGAGTTAATTGATGAGGCTTATAGTCAAGAAAATCCATTAACAGAACGTGAGAGTGCTGTCATTGAATTGATGGCTGAAGGTAAAAGTACAAAGGAAATTGCGAGTCAGTTATATATAACAACAGGGACCGTTCGTAATTATATATCAGTGATTTTAGATAAGCTCGAGGTCACAAACCGTATTGAGGCAATCCGTAGGTTTAAAGAAAAAGGTTGGTTTAAATGA
- a CDS encoding mechanosensitive ion channel family protein has protein sequence MSTYIEWLNNVNYLDFFIVIAVVIGVLVLRLLVLWSTKRLQKYYDATRSMINWFTFYGILIFLLIYFSKANWMFTGLFSMGNVEITFFLIIVAILIISLASRISKITTNVLLPNIYSRYNLDKGLRFTFDRIIHYTIMVIAIITSLTTVGIDLSALTVFAGIISVGIGFGLQNIASNFISGIILLFERPIKVGDRVIVDEIIGDVEKINMRATIIKTLDNEHIIVPNSYFLEEKVVNRSFSDPKLRLVLPIGVAYGTDVDKVRELLLEVAREEHLVSPTVLTSPEPFVNFVGFGDSSLDFELFVWIADPNQFIVIKSNVNFRINRILADNNIEIPFPQRDLHIRSVDQQVQNKFK, from the coding sequence ATGTCTACATATATAGAGTGGTTGAACAATGTTAATTATCTAGACTTCTTTATTGTCATCGCAGTGGTGATCGGTGTATTGGTGTTGCGTCTTTTGGTTTTATGGAGTACAAAACGGTTACAAAAGTATTATGACGCTACACGTAGTATGATTAATTGGTTTACGTTTTACGGAATTCTGATATTTTTACTTATTTATTTTTCGAAAGCAAATTGGATGTTTACAGGACTGTTTAGTATGGGAAATGTTGAAATAACATTTTTCTTGATCATTGTTGCAATCTTGATTATTTCTTTAGCTAGTCGCATTTCAAAAATCACAACAAATGTCCTTTTGCCGAATATCTATAGTCGTTACAACTTAGACAAGGGATTACGATTTACATTTGACCGCATTATTCATTATACGATTATGGTCATTGCCATCATAACAAGTTTAACAACTGTTGGAATTGATTTAAGTGCGTTAACGGTTTTTGCAGGGATCATAAGTGTCGGGATTGGGTTTGGACTTCAAAATATTGCTTCGAACTTTATATCAGGGATTATCCTTTTATTTGAGAGACCTATTAAGGTTGGGGATAGGGTCATTGTTGACGAAATTATCGGAGATGTAGAGAAGATTAATATGCGGGCAACGATTATTAAAACGCTTGATAATGAGCATATCATTGTTCCCAATTCTTATTTTTTAGAAGAGAAGGTTGTTAATCGTTCCTTTAGTGATCCTAAGCTTCGTCTCGTTCTGCCAATTGGGGTTGCTTATGGAACAGATGTAGATAAGGTTCGGGAGTTACTTTTAGAAGTGGCAAGAGAAGAACACCTCGTTTCTCCAACTGTTCTAACTTCACCTGAACCATTTGTGAATTTCGTAGGTTTTGGTGACTCGTCATTAGATTTTGAATTATTTGTTTGGATAGCCGATCCTAATCAGTTCATTGTCATCAAAAGTAATGTAAACTTTAGAATTAATCGTATTCTTGCAGATAATAATATTGAAATTCCATTTCCACAACGAGATCTACACATAAGAAGTGTCGATCAACAGGTTCAAAATAAATTTAAGTAA
- a CDS encoding GNAT family N-acetyltransferase, producing the protein MLEREITINANLHTYKIRNYVENDAVEIGSFDFMAMLAYQYNGDYQAENIFCAQDEEGHILGAGHLVPDQTWLLLGKADQPADFIYKLNLDISINHNRPGSERVLEDLFISLVSRAKQLRAEHPTKKISISHTIESDDLEEIDFYLSKGFIVRRNHLIMKRDLTEPIPEQSLPKHIKIINWKMKTQEEEEQYLKAEEAADADGLSWSINTLRWTKAGAEWDTFTAFEGEKVIGSVMTWGLGADRSATESIFVLPEWRRKGVAKAVITEALKFLKKQGKTEATLGVFDENAGAISLYKALGYKMLSINIEFGLEI; encoded by the coding sequence ATGCTAGAGAGGGAGATTACAATAAACGCGAACTTACATACATATAAGATTAGAAACTATGTAGAAAATGATGCCGTAGAAATAGGAAGTTTTGATTTTATGGCAATGCTTGCGTACCAATATAATGGAGACTATCAAGCTGAGAATATTTTTTGTGCACAAGACGAAGAAGGTCATATTTTAGGAGCGGGTCATTTAGTACCAGATCAAACATGGTTACTGCTAGGAAAAGCTGATCAACCAGCTGACTTTATCTATAAACTAAATCTTGATATTTCGATCAATCACAACCGACCAGGAAGTGAGCGGGTATTAGAAGATTTATTTATCTCATTAGTTAGTCGAGCTAAGCAATTAAGAGCAGAGCACCCAACTAAAAAGATAAGCATTAGTCATACAATTGAATCAGATGATCTAGAGGAAATAGACTTCTATCTGTCTAAAGGTTTTATTGTAAGGAGAAACCATTTAATCATGAAAAGAGATTTAACAGAGCCTATTCCTGAGCAATCTCTCCCGAAACATATTAAAATCATCAACTGGAAGATGAAAACTCAAGAGGAAGAGGAGCAATATCTTAAAGCTGAAGAAGCGGCAGATGCAGATGGGCTCTCCTGGAGTATAAATACGTTGAGGTGGACAAAGGCAGGTGCAGAATGGGATACCTTTACAGCCTTTGAAGGAGAGAAAGTGATTGGTAGTGTAATGACATGGGGATTAGGTGCAGATAGAAGTGCGACGGAAAGTATTTTTGTTCTACCAGAGTGGAGACGAAAAGGGGTCGCGAAGGCGGTTATAACCGAAGCCTTGAAATTCCTAAAGAAGCAGGGGAAAACTGAGGCGACCCTAGGTGTATTCGATGAAAATGCAGGGGCAATTTCCTTATACAAAGCATTAGGTTACAAAATGCTTTCTATTAATATTGAGTTTGGATTGGAGATATAG
- a CDS encoding acetamidase/formamidase family protein encodes MIHKIELKNEHLHGSFSKEYVPIITVNSGDSLHLTTADIQWGYSNSKEQERTVYTSREKEERPGHPIIGPIAVKEAKPGTVLEVRVNDLTPGWYGRNWAGGNNSWQNEKLGITEAPSVQLDWELDTTKMTGSCEIGQKKFHVGLQPFMGLMGVAPAEDGIHPTAPPRYAGGNIDCKELVRGTSLFLPVSVDGALFSIGDGHAVQGDGEVSGTAIECPMDHVDITLIVHDNMQVNMPRAKTPTAWITFGFHEDLNEATATALDEMVQLMQEIYNIEKTEATALASVAVDLRITQVVNGVKGVHAMLPHGVIR; translated from the coding sequence TTGATCCATAAAATTGAACTTAAAAACGAGCATCTGCATGGTTCCTTTAGTAAGGAGTATGTGCCAATTATAACGGTAAACTCTGGAGATTCTCTTCATTTAACAACTGCGGATATCCAATGGGGATATTCAAATTCCAAAGAGCAAGAAAGAACTGTTTATACTTCTCGTGAAAAGGAAGAACGTCCTGGACACCCCATCATTGGTCCCATTGCAGTAAAAGAAGCAAAGCCAGGAACGGTACTAGAAGTTAGAGTGAATGATCTGACACCTGGTTGGTACGGACGCAATTGGGCAGGCGGCAATAATAGCTGGCAAAATGAAAAGTTAGGGATTACGGAAGCACCTTCCGTGCAGCTGGATTGGGAATTGGATACAACGAAGATGACCGGCAGCTGTGAAATAGGTCAGAAAAAGTTTCATGTTGGATTACAGCCTTTTATGGGACTAATGGGAGTTGCCCCTGCTGAAGACGGCATCCACCCAACTGCTCCACCAAGATATGCAGGCGGAAACATCGACTGCAAGGAGCTAGTAAGAGGAACTAGCCTATTCCTACCAGTATCTGTTGATGGCGCACTGTTCTCGATTGGAGATGGACATGCTGTACAAGGTGATGGTGAGGTATCTGGTACTGCAATAGAGTGTCCGATGGATCATGTCGATATCACCTTAATAGTCCATGACAATATGCAGGTTAACATGCCAAGAGCAAAGACTCCAACAGCATGGATAACGTTTGGTTTTCACGAGGATCTAAATGAAGCAACTGCTACTGCCCTAGATGAAATGGTACAGCTGATGCAAGAAATCTACAACATCGAGAAAACAGAGGCAACAGCGTTAGCAAGTGTTGCGGTTGACTTAAGAATTACTCAGGTTGTTAACGGAGTAAAGGGCGTTCATGCCATGCTTCCACATGGGGTAATAAGATAA
- a CDS encoding GGDEF domain-containing protein, giving the protein MELIYLLLGLLIGAVGLQFYKMFLKAKVKDRWANEKRIYNLVESSKDIIYYYEIKPERKFRYLSPSIDKILGEGLVSESYRNPNTPLELVHPDDYHIILSKLSGDLDFNEPILQRWRDSQGNFIWFEEYASPIFEEGECVAIQGIIRNIDEKVKLQEDLEYRIAHDSLTGIYNRSYFDEQMEKYNKAVDTPVSVILCDLDELKVLNDTYGHKTGDLLIKEAAHILNQFSNSKTVVARIGGDEFAILLEHEEGNPSYASQLVNDIKQSIYLYNLESEALQIKVSIGFSHSSSSFGQMSKLFVTADAKMYQEKNQKRELQLEGYKN; this is encoded by the coding sequence ATGGAATTAATTTATTTATTGTTGGGGTTACTGATAGGTGCGGTGGGTCTACAATTTTATAAAATGTTCTTAAAGGCAAAGGTTAAGGATAGATGGGCTAATGAAAAGAGAATTTATAATTTAGTGGAGAGCTCGAAGGACATCATTTACTATTATGAAATAAAGCCTGAGCGTAAGTTCAGATACTTAAGTCCGTCCATTGATAAGATTCTAGGTGAAGGACTCGTTTCAGAAAGTTACCGAAATCCGAATACTCCACTAGAGTTAGTGCATCCAGATGACTACCACATCATCCTCAGTAAATTATCCGGAGACTTAGATTTTAATGAACCAATTTTACAACGTTGGAGAGATTCTCAAGGAAATTTTATATGGTTTGAAGAATATGCATCTCCAATCTTTGAAGAAGGAGAATGTGTGGCAATTCAAGGGATTATCAGAAACATCGATGAAAAAGTAAAATTGCAGGAGGATCTTGAGTATCGTATTGCTCATGATTCTCTGACGGGAATATATAACCGCAGTTACTTCGATGAACAAATGGAGAAGTACAATAAGGCTGTAGATACACCAGTTTCTGTCATTCTATGTGATTTAGACGAATTAAAGGTACTAAACGATACTTACGGACATAAGACGGGTGATTTGCTTATTAAAGAAGCAGCACATATACTAAATCAATTTTCAAATAGCAAGACCGTGGTAGCTAGAATAGGTGGAGATGAGTTTGCCATTCTATTAGAACATGAAGAAGGAAACCCTTCTTATGCTAGTCAATTAGTCAACGATATCAAGCAGAGTATCTATTTATATAATCTTGAAAGTGAAGCATTGCAAATAAAAGTATCAATTGGATTTTCACATAGCTCATCCTCATTCGGACAAATGAGTAAGCTATTTGTTACAGCTGATGCAAAAATGTATCAAGAGAAAAATCAAAAACGCGAACTACAATTAGAAGGTTATAAAAATTAG
- a CDS encoding M20/M25/M40 family metallo-hydrolase, producing MLHCREEVLFLTKQLVNIESIVNTSGEKEIAQALYTLLSSYPYFKENPTHIKMTKTIDDDQERYNVLAFVKGTKASQQQEPTIILMGHMDTVGIDDFNHLADKAIHPDELLAEIKKENLHDECIKEHAHSGEWMFGRGVLDMKSGLASHLYLLKYYSENPDQLLGNLVIVAECDEEDGSHGILSALKDLIAWKEEHGFNYIGAINADFVSPRYEGDENRYIYKGTVGKLLPSFFITGAETHVGSCFEGLDPNFLAAELTRQINYNPALCNEAFGEITVPPVSLKQTDLKPSYTVQTALSAYVYYNFFIHSWTPKEVLEKLKAEAHIAFENSLKLYRDRYKTYCEISGEPFKELTWVPRVYTYEEMNKQLIEAHGLSYVEHMTNFKEQLLLDQSLDTRMFAARVVEEAWKWMEDKRPAMILFYSSLYSPRIELSGKNDAELNLITALDDAVSEIQPSYQHPIVVRNFFPYISDMSFVALSDDPAGIEAVTSNNPGWGSKHYVNYQDIREINVPVINIGPYGFDAHKKYERMELTYSLDVVPNLTNLVIQKLLSQQ from the coding sequence TTGTTACATTGCCGAGAAGAAGTGCTATTTCTAACAAAACAACTAGTTAATATAGAAAGTATAGTGAACACAAGCGGCGAAAAGGAAATTGCCCAGGCATTATATACTCTCCTTTCTTCTTATCCATATTTCAAGGAAAATCCTACCCATATTAAAATGACAAAGACAATTGATGATGATCAAGAACGTTACAATGTACTTGCCTTTGTAAAAGGTACGAAAGCGAGTCAACAACAAGAACCTACAATCATTTTAATGGGACATATGGACACTGTTGGAATTGATGACTTCAACCATTTAGCTGATAAGGCCATCCATCCTGATGAGCTGCTCGCTGAAATTAAGAAAGAAAACCTGCATGATGAATGTATAAAAGAACATGCTCATTCTGGTGAATGGATGTTTGGTCGTGGTGTTTTAGACATGAAAAGCGGATTAGCTAGTCATCTATATCTATTAAAGTATTACTCAGAAAATCCTGATCAACTTCTGGGAAATCTCGTGATAGTAGCAGAGTGTGATGAAGAGGACGGTTCGCATGGAATCTTATCTGCTCTAAAAGACCTAATCGCTTGGAAGGAAGAGCATGGTTTCAATTATATCGGTGCCATTAATGCCGACTTTGTTTCACCCCGTTATGAGGGAGATGAAAATCGATATATTTATAAAGGAACAGTTGGAAAACTATTGCCTTCATTCTTTATTACGGGTGCTGAAACACATGTTGGTTCTTGCTTTGAGGGGTTAGATCCAAACTTCTTAGCAGCTGAATTAACAAGGCAGATAAATTATAATCCGGCTTTATGTAATGAAGCATTCGGAGAAATAACAGTACCTCCTGTCTCATTAAAGCAAACTGACTTAAAGCCGTCTTATACTGTCCAAACGGCCCTTTCAGCATATGTCTACTATAATTTCTTTATCCACTCGTGGACCCCAAAGGAAGTATTAGAAAAGCTAAAGGCAGAGGCTCATATAGCATTCGAGAACTCATTAAAATTATATCGTGACAGATATAAAACCTATTGTGAGATAAGTGGAGAGCCATTTAAAGAGCTAACTTGGGTTCCACGTGTGTATACCTATGAAGAAATGAATAAGCAGCTTATAGAAGCGCATGGCCTTTCTTATGTAGAGCACATGACCAACTTTAAAGAGCAACTTCTACTTGATCAAAGCTTAGATACTAGAATGTTTGCTGCTAGAGTAGTAGAAGAAGCGTGGAAATGGATGGAAGACAAACGTCCAGCTATGATTTTATTTTATTCGTCTCTGTATTCACCAAGAATCGAACTCAGCGGTAAAAACGATGCTGAACTCAACTTAATTACGGCATTAGATGATGCAGTTTCAGAAATTCAGCCAAGCTATCAGCATCCCATTGTTGTTCGTAACTTCTTTCCATACATCTCTGATATGAGCTTTGTCGCTCTAAGCGATGACCCTGCTGGAATTGAAGCAGTGACTTCCAATAATCCAGGCTGGGGTTCAAAGCACTATGTTAATTACCAGGATATTAGAGAAATCAACGTTCCTGTAATCAACATAGGACCATACGGCTTTGATGCACACAAAAAATACGAACGAATGGAATTAACATACTCTCTTGATGTAGTACCAAACCTAACAAACCTAGTCATCCAGAAACTACTCAGCCAACAGTAA